The following proteins are co-located in the Solanum pennellii chromosome 8, SPENNV200 genome:
- the LOC107027736 gene encoding uncharacterized protein LOC107027736, with amino-acid sequence MTNEELFQKLMSEMGNKLNARIDKQDENIRNIQMSQMSLEKQVAQVANSLNLRHQGGLPGDTELNLRQLHDVSTRSGLQLEELAPTKRDNEVNTKETKVEEVVKSLNVEEPILQKKLPPQFSQRLKKQNEDECFDKFLSLLKQVHIDLPLLEILQGIPKYATYVKEIVASKRRLIEYETVALTEECSSRVQNRLPKNLKDPGTSTAQITIGQSVHARGLCDLGASINLMPLSLYQKLGLDSPKRTTVILQLADRSIPRPKEVVEDVLVQVESFIFPVDFGVLV; translated from the coding sequence ATGACCAATGAAGAACTGTTCCAAAAGCTCATGTCTGAAATGGGAAACAAATTGAATGCTAGAATAGATAAGCAAGATGAGAACATTAGAAACATCCAAATGTCGCAAATGAGCTTAGAGAAACAAGTTGCGCAAGTGGCAAATTCTTTGAACTTGCGTCACCAAGGTGGGTTGCCCGGTGATACTGAGCTTAATCTAAGGCAACTACATGATGTGAGTACTAGAAGTGGACTACAATTGGAGGAATTAGCTCCAACAAAGAGGGACAACGAGGTAAACACCAAGGAGACAAAAGTGGAAGAGGTAGTGAAAAGTCTAAATGTTGAAGAACCTATTCTTCAAAAGAAGTTACCACCTCAGTTTTCGCAAAGGCTAAAGAAGCAGAATGAAGATGAATGCTTCGATaaatttctctctcttcttAAACAGGTTCACATTGATCTGCCTTTGCTTGAGATTCTGCAGGGTATCCCGAAGTATGCTACATATGTGAAGGAAATTGTGGCAAGCAAGAGGAGGCTCATAGAGTATGAAACTGTAGCACTTACTGAGGAGTGCAGCTCAAGGGTCCAAAATAGACTgcccaaaaatttaaaagatccGGGTACTTCTACTGCGCAAATCACCATTGGGCAAAGTGTTCATGCCCGGGGGTTATGTGATCTAGGGGCTAGTATAAATCTGATGCCCTTATCTTTATATCAAAAGCTTGGGTTGGATAGTCCGAAAAGAACCACTGTTATTCTCCAACTCGCGGATAGATCCATTCCTAGGCCGAAGGAGGTGGTAGAAGATGTCTTAGTACAAGtagagtcattcatctttcctgTAGATTTTGGAGTCTTAGTTTGA